In one window of Desulfovibrio sp. UIB00 DNA:
- a CDS encoding enoyl-ACP reductase: MLLQGKKALILGLANNRSIAYGIANALKEQGARLAFNYVGDAIKKRVDPLSEELGGEFTFQCDVCDDAQIQAAADLVKEKWGDLDILVHSVAFANREDLGGRFVDTSREGFRLALDVSAYSLTGVCRAFEPLLHEGSSVMTMTYHGSTKVIPGYNVMGVAKAALEASVRYLACDFGTKGIRVNAISAGPIKTLAASAVSSMKDLCNIVDRNAPLHRNVTTGDVGGTALYLASDLAHAVTGQVIYVDSGFSTIGVMG; the protein is encoded by the coding sequence ATGCTGCTGCAAGGAAAGAAAGCTCTTATACTGGGTTTGGCCAATAATAGAAGTATCGCTTATGGCATTGCCAATGCCCTTAAGGAACAAGGCGCCCGACTGGCGTTCAACTATGTGGGCGATGCCATCAAAAAACGAGTTGATCCCCTGAGCGAAGAGCTTGGCGGTGAATTCACCTTCCAGTGTGATGTATGCGATGACGCGCAGATTCAGGCCGCCGCCGACCTTGTCAAAGAGAAGTGGGGCGATCTGGACATTCTTGTGCATTCTGTGGCCTTTGCAAATCGTGAAGATCTGGGTGGCCGCTTTGTGGACACCTCCCGCGAGGGCTTCCGCCTTGCCCTGGACGTTTCTGCCTACTCGCTCACCGGTGTCTGCCGTGCATTTGAACCCCTGCTGCACGAGGGTTCTTCCGTCATGACCATGACCTATCACGGTTCCACCAAGGTCATCCCCGGCTACAACGTCATGGGTGTTGCCAAGGCAGCTCTTGAAGCCTCCGTGCGCTACCTTGCCTGCGACTTCGGCACCAAGGGCATCCGCGTCAACGCCATCAGCGCTGGCCCAATCAAGACCCTTGCCGCTTCTGCTGTTTCCAGCATGAAGGATCTGTGCAACATTGTTGACCGCAACGCCCCGCTGCACCGCAACGTCACCACAGGCGACGTGGGCGGCACGGCCCTGTACCTCGCATCTGATCTTGCCCACGCTGTGACGGGCCAGGTCATCTATGTGGACAGCGGCTTCAGCACCATAGGTGTCATGGGCTAA
- a CDS encoding outer membrane beta-barrel protein — protein sequence MFKRIALAVALTLALSVPALAENSGFYVGLKFLDSIQSTGSMSRSGAVVNAFDVKNYSQNTVGGGIYAGYDFYSLNQVPLRAEIEYDIRTNSTTSWELKNGGNAADLKGTWGLQTLFLNAYWDFHNSTAFTPYVGAGLGMGFLKSKYEIEIPGVGSESTTNLNTVFAWNAGAGVSYAFTDNISADLAYRFVGLGYSETEKTILGEKQKLGMAPYANEFSLGLRYTF from the coding sequence ATGTTTAAGCGGATTGCTCTTGCTGTTGCCCTGACTCTGGCACTTTCGGTTCCTGCTCTGGCGGAAAATTCTGGATTTTATGTGGGCTTGAAGTTCCTTGACTCCATCCAGAGCACTGGTTCCATGTCCAGAAGCGGTGCAGTTGTTAACGCCTTTGACGTCAAGAACTACTCGCAAAACACTGTGGGCGGCGGCATATATGCTGGCTATGACTTTTATTCCCTCAATCAGGTTCCCTTGCGCGCGGAAATTGAATACGATATTCGCACCAACTCGACCACCAGCTGGGAACTCAAAAATGGTGGCAATGCTGCTGACCTCAAAGGCACCTGGGGTCTTCAGACCCTCTTCCTTAACGCGTATTGGGATTTCCACAATAGCACGGCCTTCACACCCTATGTTGGCGCGGGCCTTGGCATGGGCTTTCTCAAGAGCAAGTACGAGATTGAAATCCCCGGCGTGGGAAGCGAAAGCACCACCAATCTGAACACGGTTTTCGCATGGAATGCCGGCGCTGGCGTTTCCTACGCTTTTACCGACAACATTTCTGCTGATCTTGCCTATCGCTTTGTGGGCCTGGGGTACTCGGAAACTGAAAAGACCATTCTGGGCGAAAAGCAGAAGCTTGGCATGGCTCCTTATGCCAACGAGTTCAGCCTCGGCCTGCGCTACACATTTTAA
- a CDS encoding RNA-binding protein — protein MATSIYVGNLSWSATQDGVEALFKPYGDVLSVNLISDRETGRARGFGFVEMDESSAINAISALDGKEVDGRALRVNKAEPKKPAARRW, from the coding sequence ATGGCTACTTCTATTTATGTCGGTAATTTGTCTTGGTCTGCTACCCAGGACGGCGTTGAAGCTCTCTTCAAGCCCTATGGCGATGTTCTTTCCGTCAACCTGATTTCTGATCGCGAAACCGGCCGCGCCCGTGGCTTCGGTTTTGTCGAAATGGACGAAAGCAGCGCCATCAACGCCATTTCCGCTCTTGACGGCAAAGAAGTTGACGGTCGCGCCCTGCGCGTGAACAAGGCTGAGCCCAAAAAGCCCGCCGCCCGCCGCTGGTAA
- a CDS encoding insulinase family protein, producing MILTALTSTSFAKNSLASGPKEAFWYDGKWAHEHSDLPPDPAITFGRLPNGFRYAVIPNAKPDGRVSMYLNVQAGSLMETPSELGYAHYIEHMAFNGTRNFAPGSLIPFFQRHGMSFGGDTNAHTAWAETVFKLNLTSCDTSTLAMGMKILRDFADGIQFAPQEVAKELGVILAEKNVRDSEAMASKRQRTAQLYAGTAFVNQPIGTEDCIRGATSERLKAFYRKWYHPERMILVIAGSVTAAQVSQLVKNSFADMVNPGPAPLPPFWGEARLGGIQAQGEQRAISGEEISVIMRFPRMHQRDTRQNQQNQLVDSVLGYCMQRRLLERDQRDNLWNNARFAANWRQGLTPSAAIGLTTHSGGWQQALPALAQELKRAATHGFTRQEISQALDFAEKRISRFKEQRPGMSNADVADQFVRTANADYVQTAPAFDLDLFRQLRPSITEDTVNAALRSMLAMEDVFLAVGSATPPDAAVILAAWQEGLAAQQAPTAPTKSIAFPYLELPPAASATAAPTVAPIASRDLSLPGNPAVTLLQTRLSDAVECYVLPLNFEPNKASVQLLFGKGYANLPDSVITLAQTANATLAESGLGALSRLETQKLAERMGGRVGEVHGPNNAIISVEGDSRQLELLVQAVWTQFSDPQPETDGLQRALRKLEAQNRKQTETVEEVSKIAGQAFFYGNARRYQPLRPEEAASLGIDDVRGFIAASRKKEPVRVIISGDIDPNTSISLAKRYFSHITTQPAAVEENPAPLEFPAGKSASIQVPDSVDQAVVRKAWRLDFAPQGNREVLAARQLASALLRDKLRRDLRERMGASYSPSAFYRTMPNEGGYSLLQIDVHTNREQMGQVTEYLGTLAPWKVSQQELDRLRLPMLTQVQTSRSSTQYWQRMLLTELATGYPYLEWSKTTESNLQNCTKEAVAEALKDLLAAPSAMWTVAAHPQTSVDQSNTAKESK from the coding sequence ATGATCTTAACAGCTTTAACTTCCACATCATTTGCAAAAAATTCCCTTGCAAGCGGCCCCAAGGAAGCGTTCTGGTATGACGGCAAATGGGCGCACGAGCATTCTGATCTGCCACCAGACCCTGCCATCACCTTTGGGCGGCTGCCCAACGGATTCCGTTATGCGGTCATCCCTAATGCCAAGCCAGATGGTCGCGTTTCCATGTATCTGAATGTTCAGGCCGGTTCGCTGATGGAAACGCCCAGTGAGTTAGGATATGCCCACTACATTGAGCATATGGCGTTTAACGGAACGCGCAATTTTGCGCCCGGCTCGCTCATTCCCTTTTTCCAGCGCCACGGCATGAGTTTTGGCGGCGACACCAATGCCCATACAGCATGGGCAGAAACCGTCTTCAAGCTCAACCTCACATCCTGCGACACCAGCACGCTTGCCATGGGGATGAAAATTCTGCGCGACTTTGCGGATGGCATCCAGTTTGCCCCGCAAGAAGTCGCCAAGGAGCTGGGCGTTATTTTGGCAGAAAAAAATGTGCGCGACAGCGAAGCCATGGCAAGCAAACGCCAGCGCACGGCCCAGCTCTATGCGGGCACAGCCTTTGTGAACCAGCCCATCGGCACGGAAGACTGCATCCGGGGGGCAACCTCCGAGCGCCTGAAGGCCTTTTACCGCAAATGGTACCACCCGGAACGCATGATTCTGGTCATTGCGGGTTCCGTCACTGCCGCTCAAGTCAGCCAGCTTGTGAAAAACAGCTTTGCAGATATGGTGAACCCCGGCCCGGCGCCGCTTCCCCCGTTCTGGGGCGAGGCGCGGCTTGGCGGCATCCAGGCGCAAGGGGAGCAACGAGCAATCAGCGGCGAGGAAATTTCCGTAATTATGCGCTTTCCGCGCATGCACCAACGTGATACGCGCCAGAATCAGCAAAACCAGCTTGTGGATTCTGTGCTTGGCTACTGCATGCAACGTCGCCTGCTGGAGCGCGACCAGCGCGACAATCTCTGGAACAACGCGCGCTTTGCCGCCAACTGGCGGCAGGGCCTTACTCCTTCTGCCGCCATCGGCCTGACAACGCACTCCGGCGGCTGGCAACAGGCGCTGCCTGCCCTGGCGCAAGAGCTGAAGCGGGCGGCAACGCACGGGTTCACCCGGCAGGAAATATCTCAGGCACTTGATTTTGCAGAAAAAAGAATTTCACGCTTCAAGGAACAGCGCCCGGGCATGAGCAATGCCGATGTGGCAGATCAGTTTGTGCGCACCGCCAATGCGGACTACGTCCAAACCGCGCCCGCCTTTGATCTGGACCTCTTCCGCCAGTTGCGGCCCTCCATCACGGAAGATACGGTTAATGCTGCGCTCCGCTCCATGCTGGCAATGGAAGATGTCTTCCTTGCCGTAGGCAGCGCCACGCCACCCGATGCAGCCGTCATCCTCGCCGCATGGCAAGAGGGCCTTGCTGCGCAGCAAGCGCCCACAGCGCCGACAAAATCCATTGCATTCCCCTACCTTGAACTTCCGCCGGCGGCATCGGCAACTGCGGCCCCCACAGTTGCGCCCATAGCCAGCCGCGATCTCTCCCTGCCGGGCAACCCAGCCGTAACCCTCCTCCAGACTCGCCTGAGCGATGCCGTTGAGTGCTACGTACTGCCGCTGAATTTTGAACCCAACAAGGCCTCGGTGCAGCTTCTCTTTGGCAAGGGATACGCCAACTTGCCCGACAGCGTCATCACCCTTGCCCAAACAGCCAACGCAACTCTGGCAGAAAGCGGCCTTGGCGCGCTCTCGCGCCTTGAAACGCAAAAGCTGGCAGAGCGCATGGGCGGCAGGGTCGGCGAGGTGCACGGCCCCAACAACGCAATCATCAGCGTTGAAGGTGACTCCCGGCAGCTTGAGCTGCTGGTGCAGGCGGTATGGACGCAATTCAGTGATCCGCAGCCTGAGACTGACGGCCTCCAGCGCGCCCTGCGCAAGCTTGAGGCTCAAAACCGCAAACAGACTGAAACAGTTGAAGAAGTTTCAAAAATAGCAGGGCAGGCCTTTTTTTACGGCAATGCGCGCAGATATCAGCCCCTCAGGCCCGAGGAAGCGGCCAGCCTTGGCATTGACGATGTGCGCGGTTTTATCGCCGCCAGCCGCAAAAAAGAGCCTGTGCGTGTAATCATCAGCGGTGATATCGACCCCAACACATCTATTTCACTAGCAAAACGCTACTTCAGCCACATCACAACCCAGCCTGCGGCTGTAGAAGAAAACCCCGCCCCGCTGGAATTTCCTGCTGGTAAATCCGCGAGCATTCAGGTTCCGGATTCTGTAGATCAGGCAGTTGTCCGCAAGGCATGGCGTCTTGATTTCGCACCGCAGGGCAACAGGGAGGTTCTGGCTGCCCGGCAGCTTGCGTCAGCGCTGCTGCGCGACAAACTGCGCCGCGATCTGCGGGAGCGCATGGGCGCAAGCTACAGCCCCAGCGCCTTTTACCGCACCATGCCCAATGAGGGCGGCTATTCCCTGCTCCAGATCGATGTACACACCAACCGGGAACAGATGGGGCAGGTTACGGAATATCTTGGAACTCTCGCCCCCTGGAAGGTAAGCCAGCAGGAACTGGACAGACTGCGCCTGCCCATGCTCACCCAGGTTCAGACCAGCCGCAGCAGCACCCAGTACTGGCAACGCATGCTGCTGACGGAACTGGCTACAGGCTACCCCTATCTTGAATGGAGCAAAACAACAGAGAGCAACCTGCAAAACTGCACAAAAGAAGCGGTAGCAGAAGCCCTGAAAGACCTTCTTGCAGCTCCCTCCGCCATGTGGACAGTTGCAGCGCATCCCCAAACCAGCGTCGACCAGAGCAATACCGCCAAGGAGAGCAAGTGA
- a CDS encoding ABC transporter ATP-binding protein: MDELISCKALRHSYHGTEVLHGVDFSVSRGEIVGLLGKNGAGKSTSINILMGFMQPDSGRCMVMGHPSHAIPPQVRARIGLLHEGFIQYNFMTIGEIERFYSCFYPQWDKGIYYDVVGRMDIPFTRRITRLSCGQRSQVTLGLILAQRAELMILDDYSLGLDVGYRRLFLDFLRDHVRRYGTTVLLTSHVVQELENLLDSLVVIHKGTVLAKERQADFMRSFLRYDLPLCTAADELRNNDGPLLRVERCADRLMLFSRAQPDEMRGFLEARGVACHDGAPQPVPMTFEDAFVGLTGRY, translated from the coding sequence ATGGATGAACTCATTTCATGCAAGGCTCTTCGCCACAGCTACCACGGCACAGAGGTGTTGCACGGTGTGGACTTCAGCGTGTCACGTGGCGAGATTGTGGGCTTGCTGGGTAAAAACGGCGCGGGAAAAAGCACCAGCATCAACATCCTGATGGGCTTCATGCAGCCGGATTCAGGCCGGTGCATGGTCATGGGGCACCCAAGCCACGCCATACCACCGCAGGTGCGCGCACGTATCGGCCTGCTGCACGAAGGTTTCATCCAGTATAATTTCATGACCATCGGCGAAATTGAACGCTTCTATTCCTGCTTTTATCCACAGTGGGACAAGGGCATCTATTATGATGTGGTAGGCCGCATGGACATCCCCTTTACCCGGCGCATCACAAGGCTTTCCTGCGGGCAGCGCTCGCAGGTCACGCTGGGCCTCATTTTGGCGCAACGGGCCGAACTGATGATTCTTGACGACTATTCCCTTGGCCTTGATGTGGGCTACCGCCGGCTGTTTCTCGACTTTTTGCGGGATCATGTGCGCCGATACGGCACCACGGTCTTACTGACCTCGCACGTGGTGCAGGAACTGGAAAACCTGCTTGATTCGCTGGTGGTTATCCACAAGGGAACAGTTCTGGCCAAAGAACGTCAGGCGGATTTCATGCGTTCATTTTTGCGCTATGACCTGCCGCTTTGCACTGCCGCAGACGAGTTGCGCAATAACGATGGTCCTTTGCTGCGGGTCGAGCGTTGCGCAGACAGGCTGATGCTGTTCAGCCGTGCCCAGCCGGATGAAATGCGCGGTTTTCTTGAAGCACGCGGGGTGGCCTGTCATGATGGCGCGCCCCAGCCTGTTCCCATGACCTTTGAAGACGCTTTTGTGGGTCTTACGGGCAGATACTAG